DNA from Massilia antarctica:
TATTATGCCGATATCCGCCCGTATTTGAGGCGGATTCTCTGAAAATCATCCCGATCCGCACAAACGGCCGCGCAAAAACCACAGTTCCACCGAACTGAACTACCTACGTCCTTCAGGGCCACAATGACGCGTTTTATATATGTGCAATCGTAAAAAAACAACAATTTCGACGGCGAAATCGACGCTAATGCATAAGATATTTGATTTTTGGCATCGTTTTATGCGAGATTCTATTTACCCCTACATACGAGTGGGTTTTTAAAACAAACAAAAGTCGGTTTTTACAAAGAATCTCTCACCTGGAGTTATCTTGAAAAAGCACTTTGTATTGAAACGCAGCGTCGTCGCCGTCGCTCTGACCCTGGGGACTTCCCACCTTGCCCTGGCGCAGGAGGCTGTCACGGCGCCGGCCGCCACCGTGTACATCACCGGCTCGAACCTGAAACGCACCGAAAAAGAGGGCACCCAGCCTATCCAGGTCATCACGTCCAAGGATATCCGCGACAGCGGCGCCGCCACGGTCACTGAACTGATGCGCAAAGTGCCGTCCATGGGCAGCGACGTCAACCTCGACACCAACGATGGCGGTTTCTCGCGCGGCGTCTCGACCGCCTCCTTGCGCGGCCTGTCGTCGACCTCGACCCTGATCCTGCTCAACGGCCGCCGCATGACCCCGGCCGCTTACGCCGATCCGAACAACGGCAATTCGACCCTGTACGACCTGAACGCGATTCCCCTGTCGGCCCTGGAACGGGTCGAGATCCTCAAGGATGGTGCCTCGGCCGTGTACGGCTCCGACGCCATCGGCGGCGTGATCAACTTCATTACCAAGACTAACTACCAGGGCACCGAAGTGTCGGCCCGCGCCAGCGCCAACGACGATGGCAAATTTGCCCGCAAAGGCGCCAACTTCTTCTTCGGCAAGGGCGACGTCGAGAGCGACGGCTACAACGTCTTCATCACCGCCGACGTGTCCCAGCGCGACCGCGTCCTGCGCAAGGATGTCAAGGACATCGAGTTCGAAACCTATCAGTTGCTCAACGGGCGCTACGCCACGCCCTACGGCAGCACGACCTCGGCTTCGCCATCGTTTTACCGCGAAAGCGAACCTGGTAGCCGCAACTTCGCGGTGAACCGCAGCAACATGGGCCAGCGCATGATCACGCGCACCAATTGCGAACCCTCCCAGCAACTGGTGGGTTCGACTGCGATGGGCTTGCAGCCGACCAGCGTGTTCATCGGACGCACCTTCTGTAACTTCGACGCAAGCCGTTACTCCGAAGGCATTGGCGACGGCAAGGACGCCAGCGTGATGACGCGCGCTGTGTTCAAGCTGGGCCAGAACACCAAGGCCTTCGCCGAAGCGGGCTACGCGCGCACCAAGCGCGCCTATACCAGCAATCCGAGCACCATCGGCACCGGCACGGTCACCAACTTCACCAGTGCCTCGGTAGGCGATCCGTTCCAGGCCATCCTGGATATCGGCCATCCGGACAATCCCTTCCCCGATGCCCGCGCCTCGGTCACCTACCGCTTCGAGAACCTGCGCGGCGGCACCGAGACCATCAACGATAATACGCGGGTGGTGGCCGGCCTGCAGGGCAATGTGGGCAACTGGGACTGGGAAAGTGCCGTGCTGTACAACAAGGCGTCCCAGGAAGATACGTATTTCGGCATGCTCTACCTGCCGACCTTGCGCAAGCTCAATTCCGGCACCTCGCTGGCGGCGCTGTCGGCCGATCCGACCCTCGGACGCGATGTAACCAGCCACAACATGGCCTCGATCCTGCAATGGGATGGCAAGGTGTCGACCCAGTTCGGCCAGCTCGGCGGCGGCGCCATCGGCCTGGCGGTGGGGGCCGAGGTGCGGCGCGAAAAAATCAAGTTGACACCCGATGCCGCGCTGGCGCGCGGTGAAATTTACGGCCTGGCCAACACCATCATCGACGGCACGCGCGACGTCAAATCGGCCTTCGTCGAGCTGCGCACGCCGTTCCTGAAAAACTTCGAGATGGACTTTGCGGGCCGGGTCGACAAGTATCCTGGCATCAAAACCAACTTCGTGCCGAAAGTCGGCGCGAAATGGACCGTGTCCGACGGCTTCGCGCTGCGCGGTACCTATGGCCGCGGTTTCCGCGCGCCGGCGCTGGTGCAGGTGACCCCGGGCGGGGCCCAGTTCTTCCTGACCGACCTGTTCGACCGGCGCCGCTGCGAAGCTGATCGCGAGACCCCGCGCGATGGCGCGACCGAAATTGATTGCGCCAAGAGCGCGGCCGGTACCGGCGGCGCCAATCCCGACCTGGTGCCGGAAAAATCGAAGAGCCTTTCCTTCGGTCTGCTGTTCTCGCCGACCAGCACCTTCGATATCGGCCTGGACTTCTACAAGATCCGCAAGGAAGGCGAAGTCGCCCTCGGTTCCGAAGATGACGCCTTGCGCGACGAAGACCGTTTCCCGGGCAACGTGGTGCGCGATCCGAATCCGGCCAACTGGGTGCGCGATGCCAATGGCAAAGTGGTTCCGAACAGCGGCCCGCTGCTGATGGTCAAGCTGCCGTGGAAAAACCAGGGCGCGGTGGAAGTGCGCGGCGTCGATATCGATGTGGCGTACCGCAAGAACCTGGGCGAGTGGGGTTCCTTGAGCTCGAAACTGACGTCGAGCTACCTGGACTATTACGCCCTGGCCGCGAACGCGGGCGATCCTGAGCGCAACATGGCCGGCACGAATGTCGGTTATGCCGACTACACCCTGCCGAACGGTTACCAGCCGCGCTGGAAGAGCACCCTGTCGTCGTCCTGGACCTTTGGCACGCACGCGTTCAACGCCAGCATCGACTATGTCGGCCCGGTGTCCTTGCTGCGCCGCTACAACGTCGAAAAGACCTTCGACCAGCCGTTCTGCCAGTACGGCACGCGCAAGCCCAGCGACGCCGAACAGGATCGCGACACCAGCGTGCCGCTGTATGAAGCGTATTTCCCGAAATGCTCGATCAACAGCTGGACCCGTCTGGGCGTGGGTTATACCTACACCGGGATCAAGAACCTGACCCTGAACCTGAACGTCCAGAATGTGCTCGACACCAAGGCGCCTTACGACCCGTACGTCGGTACCAACAGTAGCGCCCAGCCGCTGGCCGGCTACAACGAGGGATTGCACAATCCTTACGGCCGCTACTTCCAGCTGACCGCGCGCTACGCATTTTGAGTCGCCGCGGGGGCGCCGCAGGGCGCGCGCGGCGCGGTTTGGTTTATGCGCCGCGCGTGCCCTTTCGCCCCGTTCCGTTTTGCGAAAACAACGGAATGCCATCGATATGCATGGAATATGTATGAATTTGTAAAATATGTTTGATCTTCAATGATGCTTCATGCGAAATTCCTATAACACGCCTCAGGTGCGCTTTACGCGCCGGATGATTGCTCCAGTTGCGTTCGATAGCAGGGTCGGGAATCACGACCTCCGCCTTCGATCGTTGCGCAGGTCGCACGACGGCCGGTGCAAC
Protein-coding regions in this window:
- a CDS encoding TonB-dependent receptor plug domain-containing protein codes for the protein MKKHFVLKRSVVAVALTLGTSHLALAQEAVTAPAATVYITGSNLKRTEKEGTQPIQVITSKDIRDSGAATVTELMRKVPSMGSDVNLDTNDGGFSRGVSTASLRGLSSTSTLILLNGRRMTPAAYADPNNGNSTLYDLNAIPLSALERVEILKDGASAVYGSDAIGGVINFITKTNYQGTEVSARASANDDGKFARKGANFFFGKGDVESDGYNVFITADVSQRDRVLRKDVKDIEFETYQLLNGRYATPYGSTTSASPSFYRESEPGSRNFAVNRSNMGQRMITRTNCEPSQQLVGSTAMGLQPTSVFIGRTFCNFDASRYSEGIGDGKDASVMTRAVFKLGQNTKAFAEAGYARTKRAYTSNPSTIGTGTVTNFTSASVGDPFQAILDIGHPDNPFPDARASVTYRFENLRGGTETINDNTRVVAGLQGNVGNWDWESAVLYNKASQEDTYFGMLYLPTLRKLNSGTSLAALSADPTLGRDVTSHNMASILQWDGKVSTQFGQLGGGAIGLAVGAEVRREKIKLTPDAALARGEIYGLANTIIDGTRDVKSAFVELRTPFLKNFEMDFAGRVDKYPGIKTNFVPKVGAKWTVSDGFALRGTYGRGFRAPALVQVTPGGAQFFLTDLFDRRRCEADRETPRDGATEIDCAKSAAGTGGANPDLVPEKSKSLSFGLLFSPTSTFDIGLDFYKIRKEGEVALGSEDDALRDEDRFPGNVVRDPNPANWVRDANGKVVPNSGPLLMVKLPWKNQGAVEVRGVDIDVAYRKNLGEWGSLSSKLTSSYLDYYALAANAGDPERNMAGTNVGYADYTLPNGYQPRWKSTLSSSWTFGTHAFNASIDYVGPVSLLRRYNVEKTFDQPFCQYGTRKPSDAEQDRDTSVPLYEAYFPKCSINSWTRLGVGYTYTGIKNLTLNLNVQNVLDTKAPYDPYVGTNSSAQPLAGYNEGLHNPYGRYFQLTARYAF